In Alkalihalobacterium alkalinitrilicum, a genomic segment contains:
- the mutL gene encoding DNA mismatch repair endonuclease MutL — MGKIVKLDEQLSNKIAAGEVVERPASIVKELVENAIDANSTQIVIEVEEGGLSKIKILDNGDGIQADDVETAFYRHATSKIKTDKDLFHIMTLGFRGEALPSIASVSFLELNTSIGDGAGTSIQLEGGKIIRKQVSNSRKGTEVIITNLFYNTPARLKYLKTVHTELGNISDIVNRIALAHPDISFQLFHNGKKMLHTNGNGNQLQVLHSIYGAAVAKQMISIEVETIDFRVTGYIVKPEVTRASRQYMSAFVNGRYIKNYALARAIQEGYHTLLPIGRYPIVVLNIVMDPLLIDVNVHPAKLEVRLSKEEELTTLVKDGIQNAFKKTQLIPEIVREKKEKPKSEQIAFQLQHDAQPSKWMDYQPNQPSNNLINNQQNPIEISEEEIPPMEEVEHKPADEKTWKVDNVREVNMIEETVAEKTTFDRVPTLYPIGQMHGTYILAQNEQGLYIIDQHAAQERIKYEYFKEKVGRVSTELQDLLVPITIECTQNEFIILKEYAEELKQVGLFLDPFGPQTYMIRSYPTWLPKGMEDETLREMIDEVLSKKKIDIKKFREEAAILMSCKAAIKANRHLRTDEQFALLETLRKCVDPFTCPHGRPIIIHYSTYEMEKMFKRIM, encoded by the coding sequence ATGGGGAAAATCGTGAAATTAGATGAACAGTTATCAAATAAGATCGCAGCTGGAGAAGTGGTGGAACGTCCCGCTTCCATTGTCAAAGAATTAGTTGAAAATGCTATTGATGCGAATAGTACACAAATCGTCATTGAGGTAGAAGAAGGTGGACTTTCGAAAATTAAAATTTTAGATAATGGTGATGGCATACAAGCGGATGATGTAGAGACAGCGTTTTATCGACATGCAACAAGTAAAATAAAAACAGATAAAGACCTATTTCATATTATGACTCTAGGGTTTCGCGGGGAAGCTTTACCTAGTATTGCTTCCGTTTCTTTTCTTGAATTAAATACGAGTATAGGCGATGGTGCAGGGACAAGCATTCAATTAGAGGGCGGGAAGATTATTCGTAAGCAAGTCTCTAACAGTAGAAAAGGGACAGAAGTAATAATTACGAATCTTTTTTACAATACACCTGCGAGGCTGAAGTATTTAAAAACAGTTCATACTGAACTAGGTAATATTAGTGATATAGTAAACAGAATTGCTTTAGCTCACCCTGATATTTCATTTCAGCTTTTTCATAACGGTAAAAAAATGCTTCATACGAACGGGAACGGAAATCAGCTACAAGTTCTTCATTCGATTTATGGTGCAGCTGTGGCTAAACAAATGATATCTATAGAAGTAGAAACGATTGATTTTCGCGTCACAGGTTATATCGTAAAGCCTGAAGTGACGAGGGCTTCTCGCCAATATATGTCCGCTTTCGTAAACGGTAGGTATATTAAGAATTATGCGTTAGCAAGAGCGATACAAGAAGGGTATCACACGCTTCTGCCCATAGGTCGATATCCGATCGTCGTTCTCAATATTGTGATGGACCCTTTATTAATTGATGTCAATGTTCATCCTGCAAAATTAGAAGTGCGATTAAGTAAAGAAGAGGAACTTACGACATTAGTAAAAGACGGAATTCAAAATGCGTTTAAAAAAACACAGCTAATTCCTGAAATAGTGCGTGAAAAGAAAGAAAAACCAAAATCTGAACAGATAGCCTTTCAACTTCAGCATGATGCACAACCGTCAAAATGGATGGATTATCAACCTAATCAGCCGTCTAATAACCTAATTAATAATCAGCAGAACCCTATTGAAATAAGTGAGGAAGAGATCCCACCCATGGAAGAGGTTGAACATAAGCCTGCTGATGAAAAAACATGGAAAGTAGACAACGTTCGCGAAGTCAACATGATAGAAGAAACCGTCGCAGAAAAAACAACATTCGATCGTGTTCCAACGCTCTACCCGATTGGACAGATGCACGGAACTTACATTCTTGCCCAAAACGAACAAGGTCTTTATATTATTGATCAACATGCAGCGCAAGAAAGGATTAAATATGAATATTTTAAAGAAAAAGTAGGTCGGGTTTCTACAGAGCTCCAGGATTTACTCGTCCCAATCACAATAGAGTGTACGCAAAATGAGTTTATTATTTTAAAAGAGTACGCAGAAGAGTTAAAGCAAGTTGGCCTTTTTCTAGATCCGTTTGGGCCACAGACGTATATGATCCGATCTTATCCTACATGGCTACCAAAAGGGATGGAGGATGAAACTTTACGTGAAATGATCGACGAGGTTCTGTCTAAGAAAAAAATAGATATAAAGAAGTTTCGTGAAGAAGCGGCAATTTTAATGTCTTGTAAAGCTGCGATTAAGGCGAATCGTCATTTAAGAACGGACGAACAGTTTGCATTGTTAGAAACACTACGTAAATGTGTAGATCCGTTTACTTGTCCACACGGCCGTCCAATTATTATTCATTATTCCACTTATGAGATGGAAAAAATGTTTAAACGGATCATGTAA
- a CDS encoding class I SAM-dependent methyltransferase, with protein MYITTALKYTDELVDQAKKISTDLNARFIFRDDQPIEDMIEEFQDDIFVVGKEKLFYYSIHSKEPFFFHPNSAMFRYKRLRNDGYDPFIEASQLKQGMSILDCTLGLGSDAIIAKTKVGTSGKVVGIEESTAIAYIVERGLKQWDSGNNLFNQAMRSIQVLKGNHLEFLRSLEDNSYDVVYFDPMFEANLDTSQGITPLKSLALYHSITTEVIQESKRVARRRIVLKDYWKSERFATYDFKVIKRRTAKFHFGFIELNKA; from the coding sequence GTGTATATAACAACAGCTTTAAAGTATACTGACGAATTAGTAGATCAAGCAAAAAAAATTAGTACTGATTTAAATGCAAGATTTATTTTTAGAGATGATCAACCGATTGAAGACATGATAGAAGAGTTTCAAGACGACATCTTTGTTGTCGGAAAAGAAAAACTCTTCTATTACTCAATTCATTCAAAAGAACCCTTCTTTTTTCATCCTAACTCTGCGATGTTCCGTTATAAACGATTGAGAAATGACGGATACGATCCATTTATAGAAGCTTCTCAATTGAAACAAGGAATGTCTATACTAGATTGTACGCTAGGGCTAGGATCGGATGCTATTATTGCTAAAACAAAAGTTGGTACGAGTGGAAAAGTTGTTGGAATTGAAGAAAGTACAGCTATTGCTTATATTGTGGAGAGGGGTTTGAAACAATGGGATTCTGGTAATAACTTATTTAATCAGGCTATGCGTTCGATTCAGGTTTTGAAGGGAAACCATCTCGAGTTTCTCCGTAGTTTAGAAGATAATAGTTACGATGTTGTTTATTTTGATCCTATGTTTGAAGCTAACCTTGATACTTCCCAAGGTATCACCCCACTAAAGTCGTTAGCTCTGTATCATTCAATAACGACAGAGGTTATTCAAGAATCAAAACGGGTGGCAAGACGACGAATTGTCTTAAAAGATTACTGGAAAAGTGAACGATTTGCTACTTATGACTTTAAAGTCATAAAAAGACGAACTGCAAAATTTCATTTCGGTTTTATTGAATTAAATAAAGCTTAA